In Bombus vancouverensis nearcticus chromosome 1, iyBomVanc1_principal, whole genome shotgun sequence, a single genomic region encodes these proteins:
- the LOC143302871 gene encoding uncharacterized protein LOC143302871, with the protein MAQAEPISTLRRRRGALARGLAAIRRELDEYEASGKANRLVLTSCRSSFDELWKRILEVQYELDVLDEGEDARVDSLSQEHRELDVRFLGLFEQISATTPSTTNIGETRRKPEPTTVPEVRVPQFDGALENWTYFYDTFSSIVDRNESLTNVQKFQHLRSSITGRAAQSIQSLELTEANYSIALDTLKDKFNCPLQICMRHWNLMRNYPEIKKETPEALEDLLETLSVNLKALEHLKQPVTSNMAMIELIASKLPSSSLRKWQRTLPRQQVPSYQHLIDFLKTRANGTQFLSKEKESKGSAHKHHRQRTTIPHGRTLATTIRTVVCPTCNGPHEIRHCKVFKAKSATKRFQIVKKASLCINCLGRGHSLTQCTSGSCRICGHLHHTYLHREQTQVDSRSSSGRSSSGRSSSGRSASGWSPSSRSSDSRSSSGRSSGSRAPSGRSSGSRAPSGRSSGSRSSHKRAPTGQSPSGSSKSRSSHKSRRTSDTSRRRTSSSPRGTKEHASYESHSARIQNTTPTFSSKSQPGHN; encoded by the coding sequence atggccCAGGCTGAACCAATCAGCACGTTACGGCGTAGACGAGGCGCCCTAGCCCGTGGACTAGCAGCCATAAGACGCgaactcgatgaatacgaaGCGTCTGGGAAGGCAAACAGACTCGTCCTAACATCTTGCCGCAGCTCGTTCGATGAACTTTGGAAGAGGATACTCGAGGTTCAATACGAGTTAGATGTGTTAGATGAGGGGGAAGATGCGCGTGTAGATTCGTTATCGCAAGAGCATCGGGAGCTTGACGTGCGGTTCCTAGGGCTCTTTGAGCAAATCTCAGCAACAACCCCGTCGACTACAAACATAGGTGAGACACGCCGGAAACCAGAGCCAACCACCGTTCCAGAGGTCCGCGTGCCCCAATTCGACGGCGCCCTTGAGAACTGGACCTATTTCTACGACACGTTCTCATCCATAGTGGACCGTAACGAAAGTTTGACGAATGTCCAAAAGTTCCAGCATCTACGCTCATCTATAACTGGACGGGCCGCACAGAGTATCCAGTCATTAGAACTCACAGAGGCCAACTATTCCATCGCGCTTGACACACTGAAGGACAAGTTCAATTGCCCCCTCCAAATCTGCATGCGCCATTGGAATTTGATGCGCAACTATCCGGAAATCAAAAAGGAAACCCCAGAAGCCCTAGAGGATTTGTTGGAAACCCTCAGCGTAAATCTAAAAGCGCTCGAACACCTAAAACAGCCCGTCACATCGAACATGGCGATGATCGAATTGATCGCGTCGAAATTGCCCTCGTCCAGCCTGCGTAAATGGCAACGCACACTGCCCCGCCAACAGGTGCCATCCTATCAGCATCTGATAGACTTTCTCAAAACACGGGCGAACGGGACTCAATTCCTCTCtaaagaaaaggaatcaaaaGGGTCAGCCCACAAACACCACCGTCAGCGGACCACCATACCGCATGGGCGAACCCTTGCTACAACCATCAGAACGGTGGTGTGTCCGACCTGCAACGGGCCTCACGAGATCAGACACTGCAAAGTCTTCAAGGCCAAATCAGCGACCAAACGTTTTCAGATCGTGAAGAAGGCATCGTTATGTATCAATTGCCTAGGCAGAGGACATTCGCTGACACAGTGTACATCGGGTTCGTGTCGTATCTGCGGTCACCTACATCATACTTATCTCCACCGCGAACAAACCCAGGTAGACTCACGGTCGTCGAGCGGTCGATCTTCGAGCGGTCGATCGTCGAGCGGGCGATCGGCAAGCGGTTGGTCGCCGAGCAGTCGGTCGTCGGACAGTCGCTCatcgagcggtcggtcgtcgggcagtcgcgcaccgagcggtcggtcgtcgggcagtcgcgcaccgagcggtcggtcgtcgggcagtcgTTCGTCACACAAGCGAGCCCCCACCGGACAATCACCATCTGGATCTTCGAAGTCGCGGTCGTCCCACAAGTCGAGGCGAACATCCGACACTTCACGGAGACGGACATCTTCGTCTCCAAGAGGGACGAAAGAGCATGCCTCGTACGAGTCACACTCAGCCCGGATCCAGAACACCACCCCAACCTTCTCGTCCAAGTCCCAACCGGGGCACAACTGA
- the LOC143303028 gene encoding uncharacterized protein LOC143303028 produces MNFMTDKLANSLGIKQGRCAIQIGALDNLSTTAKRYTTATITSTDGKYKRTLRFLIIPAISTFIPSEPIDPSSLGLPRNIQLADPQFHCPAPIDVLLSTGSTFASLCIGQVNLTQPDEPELRLQKTRFGWVIGGSPASQTAINTFHATTTALQEDLARFWEIDEGPATTHLSESERLCEEHFRNHVRRTKEGRYIVALPFNEKLSSLGSSKAAAMSRLASLHRRFQRDKQYETAYSAVIQEYLDLGHMTKINTDHATDHGYYLPHHGVIKESSDTTKLRVVFDGSASSTTGVSLNDVLHTGPKLQEDLRHILLRFRSFQYVLTGDIEKMYRQFILRPEDRPYQKILWRADNGEIETYRLNTVTFGLSAAPYLAIRCLKQLAEDEGPRFPRAAQILRRDFYVDDALTGADTKDEALSVRNDLTNLLKLAGLNIRKWASNDLDLLRGLPEEDTNQKLHLGESSTLKTLGVFWDSADDAILYSVKTNSDTSRVTKRAISSVIAQIYDPLGLLSPVIVRAKMIMQKVWTLKVDWDESLPTDVHTEWIKYHTQLPLLNAARFPRKTIIESATKIELHGFCDASERAYGACVYVRTTDRKNNIWNRLLTARSKVAPLKSLSIPRLELSGALLLTSLISSIRQALTTKISRIVYWTDSTIVLHWIRSSPHTLKTFVANRVAEIQTKTNISDWRHVPTDDNPADLISRGQTPKEFLCPSIWKNGPRWLLQSENYWPVWNPTPVVDLPEQKKTICLKTTINDNALLHRYSSWPRLIRIVARCLRWRHKQHRSAHLTTDELTAAHNRLIKIVQSSHFAPEIRILQKNRSEDVGGKLQPLNPFLDEDGLLRVGGRLANSAIPFSQKHPIILPKSPVTELIIEQEHRNNHHTGTQATLYAVRLRYWPIDGRSQVWRTLRRCVRCCRANPPPVEYLMGDLPEARITESRPFTNVGIDYCGPFYIKERRDRNRRKIKTYAAIFVCLATKAVHIELVSDLTTDAFLAALRRFISRRGYCATILTDNGTNFVGANRELQELRTLLQSDDHQDRVQTFLADRQIQWRFNPPNSPHFGGLWEAAVKAFKRHLIRVVGTELLTFEHLNTLVIEIEAILNSRPLTPISSDPKDPPVLTPGHFLIGDTLTSLRERDFRAIPSGRLSTWQRIHQIKQHFWSRWYREYLNELTRRNRWDKGKHSIREGTVVLLREDNVPSMQWPLGRVIKVHPGADGIIRTATVQTATSILDRGVKRLVPLPIHPDPDEAERPHGTKEVTNDTPDSTARI; encoded by the coding sequence ATGAACTTCATGACGGACAAGCTCGCGAATTCCCTCGGTATAAAACAAGGGAGATGTGCGATCCAGATCGGAGCCCTCGACAATTTGAGCACCACGGCAAAACGATACACCACGGCCACAATCACGTCGACGGACGGCAAGTATAAGAGAACTTTGAGATTTCTTATTATCCCCGCCATATCGACCTTCATACCAAGCGAGCCCATCGACCCCTCGAGTCTGGGATTACCCAGAAATATTCAACTAGCCGATCCACAATTCCATTGCCCAGCCCCGATCGATGTCTTACTTAGCACCGGATCAACATTTGCGTCGCTGTGCATCGGGCAGGTCAACCTGACGCAACCAGACGAACCTGAACTACGTCTACAAAAAACACGGTTCGGCtgggtaatcggggggagtccagcgTCCCAAACCGCGATAAATACGTTCCACGCAACTACCACGGCTCTGCAAGAGGACCTCGCACGGTTTTGGGAGATCGACGAGGGACCGGCCACTACGCATCTTTCGGAATCTGAACGACTATGTGAAGAACATTTCCGAAACCATGTCCGACGAACCAAGGAAGGCAGATACATCGTTGCTCTACCATTCAACGAAAAGCTTTCCTCACTAGGGTCATCGAAGGCCGCTGCAATGAGCAGGCTCGCCTCTCTTCATCGTCGATTCCAACGCGACAAACAATATGAAACCGCGTACAGTGCTGTGATCCAAGAATATTTAGACTTGGGTCATATGACGAAGATCAacacggatcacgccaccgaccACGGATATTATTTACCACATCACGGCGTGATCAAGGAATCGAGCGACACCACCAAGCTCCGAGTTGTGTTCGACGGCTCAGCTTCAAGTACCACGGGAGTGTCTCTAAACGACGTCCTTCATACGGGCCCGAAATTACAGGAAGACCTGAGACACATCCTATTGAGATTCCGGTCATTTCAATATGTCCTTACCGGCGACATCGAAAAAATGTACCGTCAATTCATCCTACGTCCAGAAGATCGTCCTTATCAAAAGATTCTGTGGCGTGCCGACAACGGAGAGATCGAAACCTACCGACTCAACACCGTAACGTTCGGTCTATCCGCAGCCCCGTATCTGGCCATCCGGTGTCTCAAACAGCTGGCAGAAGACGAGGGACCTCGATTTCCGAGAGCAGCGCAGATCCTACGGCGAGACTTCTATGTCGACGATGCGTTGACCGGAGCCGATACGAAGGACGAAGCCTTATCAGTCAGGAATGATCTCACGAACTTACTTAAGCTAGCCGGTCTAAACATCCGCAAATGGGCATCAAACGATCTGGATCTGCTACGAGGGCTACCTGAGGAAGACACCAACCAGAAATTGCATCTCGGTGAGTCATCTACGTTAAAAACACTCGGCGTCTTTTGGGATTCAGCCGACGATGCCATACTATATTCAGTCAAGACGAACAGTGACACCTCCCGAGTCACAAAGCGAGCAATCAGCTCCGTCATCGCACAAATCTATGATCCATTAGGATTGCTCTCGCCGGTAATCGTTCGAGCAAAAATGATTATGCAAAAGGTCTGGACATTGAAGGTAGATTGGGACGAATCCCTTCCGACAGACGTACACACCGAATGGATCAAATACCACACCCAATTGCCGTTGTTAAATGCGGCAAGGTTCCCTCGGAAGACCATCATAGAATCCGCAACGAAAATTGAACTACACGGATTCTGTGACGCTAGCGAAAGGGCATATGGGGCGTGCGTCTACGTGCGGACGACGGACCGAAAGAACAATATTTGGAATCGACTCCTCACGGCGCGGTCGAAGGTAGCGCCGCTCAAATCGCTCTCCATACCACGTCTCGAATTAAGCGGGGCACTTCTTCTGACGTCCTTGATTTCGTCAATCCGACAGGCCCTGACGACCAAGATATCGAGGATAGTATACTGGACTGACTCCACCATCGTGCTCCATTGGATCAGGTCTTCGCCGCACACCTTGAAGACATTTGTGGCGAATCGAGTCGCTGAGATACAAACCAAGACCAATATCTCCGACTGGCGTCATGTGCCTACCGACGATAATCCAGCGGATCTCATCTCCCGAGGCCAGACGCCCAAGGAATTCCTATGTCCGTCCATTTGGAAAAACGGGCCAAGGTGGCTCCTGCAAAGCGAAAACTATTGGCCAGTCTGGAATCCGACACCGGTAGTCGACCTCCCGGAGCAAAAGAAGACGATCTGTCTGAAGACGACTATTAACGATAACGCACTCCTCCATCGTTATTCGTCTTGGCCAAGACTAATAAGAATCGTCGCCCGGTGTCTTAGATGGAGACATAAGCAACACCGATCTGCCCATCTCACCACAGACGAACTGACTGCAGCGCACAACCGACTCATAAAAATCGTCCAATCCAGTCATTTCGCGCCTGAAATTCGGATCCTCCAGAAAAATCGAAGCGAGGACGTTGGAGGGAAACTACAGCCATTAAACCCCTTCCTCGACGAAGATGGGCTACTCCGGGTAGGAGGACGACTAGCCAACTCCGCCATACCCTTCAGCCAAAAACACCCGATCATCCTACCAAAGTCCCCGGTGACAGAGCTAATTATAGAGCAAGAGCACCGGAACAATCATCACACGGGGACACAAGCTACACTATACGCGGTGAGACTGCGCTATTGGCCAATCGACGGCCGTAGCCAGGTATGGCGCACTCTCAGAAGGTGCGTCCGCTGCTGCAGAGCCAACCCTCCACCAGTGGAATACTTGATGGGTGATTTGCCAGAGGCGCGTATTACCGAATCGCGGCCGTTCACGAACGTCGGAATCGACTACTGCGGCCCATTCTACATCAAGGAGAGGAGGGACCGCAACCGACGTAAAATCAAGACGTACGCCGCCATATTCGTCTGTCTGGCGACAAAGGCGGTCCACATAGAGTTAGTCAGCGACCTAACCACTGACGCCTTCTTGGCCGCGCTGCGCCGTTTCATCTCGCGGCGAGGATACTGCGCAACGATCCTCACCGACAACGGCACCAATTTCGTTGGGGCTAACCGGGAACTGCAAGAACTCCGGACGCTATTGCAGTCCGACGACCACCAGGATAGGGTACAGACTTTTCTCGCCGACCGACAAATACAATGGCGTTTTAATCCCCCGAACTCACCACATTTTGGCGGTCTATGGGAAGCCGCGGTTAAAGCGTTCAAACGCCATCTCATCCGCGTGGTCGGCACGGAACTCCTGACCTTTGAGCACCTCAACACCCTCGTGATAGAAATTGAGGCCATTCTCAATTCACGCCCACTGACTCCCATCTCATCCGATCCGAAAGATCCTCctgtcctcactcccggacattttctgATCGGTGACACACTAACCAGTTTACGGGAGCGTGATTTCAGGGCAATTCCATCAGGCCGGCTATCCACTTGGCAGCGCATTCACCAGATTAAGCAGCACTTCTGGAGCAGATGGTATCGAGAATACCTAAATGAGCTAACCCGCCGCAACAGATGGGACAAGGGCAAACATAGCATTCGTGAAGGCACCGTAGTACTCCTCAGGGAGGATAACGTGCCCTCTATGCAGTGGCCTTTGGGCCGCGTAATCAAGGTCCATCCAGGAGCCGACGGAATCATCCGGACCGCTACCGTGCAGACGGCAACAAGCATCCTGGACCGCGGTGTCAAAAGACTGGTCCCCTTACCCATCCACCCAGATCCAGACGAGGCCGAACGTCCACACGGAACGAAGGAGGTCACCAACGACACACCTGACTCCACCGCCAGAATTTga